The following coding sequences lie in one Variovorax terrae genomic window:
- a CDS encoding Bug family tripartite tricarboxylate transporter substrate binding protein: protein MKRRTLLLSSMAAPLALSSALPARAQANKVIRLVVPYAPGGPIDVTARVLAERVKDTLGPVIIENRAGAGGNIGADAIAKAAPDGLTIGIAATATHAVNPWLYSKMPYDAARDFAPITQMVRVPNVLVMNAETAQRLKINTLKDLIAYAKAHPAQLNYGSGGNGSAGHLAGEMFKAQAGIFAVHIPYNGGSPAQLALLSGQVDFNFDNLATAAPNIRSGKLKALAVTTLQRSPALPEAPPVADVLKGFSIDTWWGLVAPAATPKDVVAKLNHAFVAALNAPETRTRFANLLAEPVANTPEEFGAFMKSELAKYGQVVKASGAKVD, encoded by the coding sequence ATGAAACGCAGAACCCTTCTTCTCTCCTCGATGGCCGCGCCGCTGGCGCTCTCGTCCGCGCTGCCGGCCCGGGCCCAGGCCAACAAGGTCATCCGCCTGGTCGTGCCCTATGCACCGGGCGGCCCGATCGACGTGACGGCGCGTGTGCTGGCCGAGCGGGTGAAAGACACGCTCGGGCCCGTCATCATCGAGAACCGCGCCGGCGCGGGCGGCAACATCGGCGCTGATGCGATCGCCAAGGCCGCGCCCGACGGCCTGACCATCGGCATCGCCGCCACCGCCACACACGCGGTGAACCCCTGGCTCTACAGCAAGATGCCGTACGACGCGGCGCGCGACTTCGCCCCCATCACGCAGATGGTGCGCGTGCCCAACGTGCTGGTGATGAACGCCGAGACGGCCCAGCGCCTGAAGATCAACACGCTGAAGGACCTGATCGCCTACGCCAAGGCCCACCCCGCGCAGCTCAACTACGGCAGCGGCGGCAACGGCAGCGCGGGCCACCTGGCCGGCGAGATGTTCAAGGCCCAGGCCGGCATCTTCGCGGTGCACATCCCCTACAACGGCGGCAGCCCGGCGCAGCTCGCGCTGCTGAGCGGCCAGGTCGACTTCAACTTCGACAACCTCGCCACCGCCGCGCCCAACATCCGCTCGGGCAAGCTCAAGGCGCTGGCCGTGACCACGCTGCAGCGCTCGCCGGCGCTGCCGGAGGCGCCGCCCGTGGCCGACGTGCTCAAGGGCTTTTCCATCGACACCTGGTGGGGCCTGGTGGCGCCGGCCGCCACGCCGAAGGACGTGGTGGCGAAGCTCAACCACGCCTTCGTCGCCGCGCTCAACGCGCCGGAAACCCGGACCCGCTTCGCCAACCTGCTGGCCGAGCCGGTGGCCAACACGCCCGAGGAGTTCGGCGCGTTCATGAAGAGCGAGCTGGCCAAGTACGGGCAGGTGGTCAAGGCCTCGGGCGCCAAGGTCGACTGA
- a CDS encoding CDP-6-deoxy-delta-3,4-glucoseen reductase produces MSFNITVQPSGRAFTAAPDEAILAAAIRQGIGLPYGCKDGACGSCKCRKLEGTVALGPHQSKALSPEEEAAGFILTCSAVPLSDVVLESRQVTDESAFPVKKMPSRVTSLEKKSHDVIVLKLQLPANDTLRYHAGQYVEFILRDGARRSYSMANAPHNGPGVELHIRHMPGGKFTDHVFGVMKEKEILRVEGPYGSFFLREDSDKPMVLLASGTGFAPIKALIEHLQHKGITRPVTLYWGGRRPEDLYMDDWVQARLADMPHLTYVPVISNALPEDNWTGRTGFVHKAVLEDFPDLSGHQVYACGAPIVVDSARAEYSAQGGLPAEEFYADSFTSEQDKHGN; encoded by the coding sequence ATGAGCTTCAACATCACCGTGCAGCCCAGTGGCCGCGCTTTCACCGCCGCGCCCGACGAGGCGATCCTGGCCGCCGCCATCCGCCAGGGCATCGGCCTGCCCTACGGCTGCAAGGACGGTGCCTGCGGCTCGTGCAAATGCAGGAAGCTCGAAGGCACGGTGGCCCTCGGCCCGCACCAGAGCAAGGCGCTGAGCCCCGAGGAAGAGGCCGCCGGCTTCATCCTGACCTGCAGCGCGGTGCCGCTGTCCGACGTGGTGCTGGAATCGCGCCAGGTCACCGACGAGAGCGCCTTCCCGGTCAAGAAGATGCCTTCGCGCGTGACCTCGCTGGAGAAGAAGTCGCACGACGTGATCGTGCTCAAGCTGCAGCTGCCGGCCAACGACACCCTGCGCTACCACGCCGGCCAGTACGTGGAGTTCATCCTGCGCGACGGCGCGCGGCGCAGCTACTCGATGGCCAACGCGCCGCACAACGGCCCCGGCGTGGAGCTGCACATCCGCCACATGCCCGGCGGCAAGTTCACCGACCATGTGTTCGGCGTGATGAAGGAGAAGGAAATCCTGCGCGTCGAAGGCCCCTACGGCAGCTTCTTCCTGCGCGAGGACTCCGACAAGCCCATGGTGCTGCTGGCCTCGGGCACGGGCTTCGCACCGATCAAGGCACTGATCGAGCACCTGCAGCACAAGGGCATCACCCGCCCCGTCACGCTGTACTGGGGCGGCCGCCGGCCGGAAGACCTGTACATGGACGACTGGGTCCAGGCCCGGCTGGCCGACATGCCCCACCTGACCTACGTACCGGTGATCTCCAACGCCCTGCCCGAGGACAACTGGACCGGCCGCACGGGCTTCGTGCACAAGGCGGTGCTGGAAGATTTCCCCGACCTCTCGGGCCACCAGGTCTATGCCTGCGGCGCCCCGATCGTGGTGGACTCCGCGCGCGCCGAGTACTCTGCGCAAGGCGGGCTGCCCGCCGAGGAGTTCTACGCCGACTCGTTCACCTCCGAGCAGGACAAGCACGGTAACTGA
- a CDS encoding response regulator transcription factor, translating into MTPTPLDHTLDRANSDVVLIVDDVPDNLAVLHDALDESGYTVLVATGGEAALQRAAQALPDIVLLDAMMPGIDGFEVAKRLKAAPQTAHIPIIFMTGLTETEHLVAALEAGGVDYVTKPIKPKEVLARMGVHMQGARERRQARNALDAFGYASITVRAGDGRLMWQTPLARELLLRYYGTSAPQTPPPVIDWLRRHLREAEQQIEPPRLSVEQGPRRLTFRLHQQTGDDDWLIVMREVSDAAVIEAMSLSFRLTAREAEVLYWVVKGKINRDIGDILGTSPMTVKKHLERVFAKLGVETRTAAAGMAMNRIRQLHPQFEG; encoded by the coding sequence ATGACGCCCACGCCCCTTGACCACACGCTCGACCGCGCCAACAGCGACGTGGTGCTGATCGTGGACGACGTGCCCGACAACCTCGCGGTGCTGCACGACGCGCTCGATGAGTCGGGCTACACGGTGCTGGTGGCCACCGGCGGCGAGGCCGCGCTGCAGCGCGCCGCGCAGGCGCTGCCCGACATCGTGCTGCTGGACGCCATGATGCCGGGCATCGACGGCTTCGAGGTGGCCAAGCGCCTGAAAGCCGCGCCGCAGACCGCGCACATTCCCATCATCTTCATGACCGGGCTGACCGAGACCGAGCACCTGGTGGCGGCGCTGGAGGCCGGCGGTGTGGACTACGTGACCAAGCCGATCAAGCCCAAGGAGGTGCTGGCGCGCATGGGCGTGCACATGCAGGGCGCGCGCGAGCGGCGCCAGGCGCGCAACGCGCTCGACGCCTTCGGCTACGCCAGCATCACCGTGCGCGCGGGCGACGGCCGGCTGATGTGGCAGACGCCGCTGGCGCGCGAGCTGCTGCTGCGCTACTACGGCACCAGCGCGCCGCAGACGCCGCCGCCGGTGATCGACTGGCTGCGCCGCCACCTGCGCGAGGCCGAGCAGCAGATCGAGCCGCCGCGTCTGTCGGTCGAGCAGGGGCCGCGGCGATTGACGTTCCGCCTGCACCAGCAGACCGGCGACGACGACTGGCTGATCGTGATGCGCGAGGTGTCGGATGCCGCGGTGATCGAGGCCATGAGCCTGTCGTTCAGGCTCACGGCGCGCGAGGCCGAGGTGCTGTACTGGGTGGTCAAGGGCAAGATCAACCGCGACATCGGCGACATCCTGGGCACTTCGCCGATGACGGTGAAGAAGCACCTGGAGCGCGTGTTCGCCAAGCTCGGCGTGGAAACGCGCACCGCCGCCGCCGGCATGGCGATGAACCGCATCCGGCAGTTGCACCCGCAGTTCGAGGGCTGA